The Hoplias malabaricus isolate fHopMal1 chromosome 9, fHopMal1.hap1, whole genome shotgun sequence genome contains a region encoding:
- the serpine1 gene encoding plasminogen activator inhibitor 1: MQTLVVFLTLAFYGSTLGSLLQKQQTDFGLRVFSEAALSYSDQNFAMSPYGISSVMGMAQLGAYGSTLASLKSQMGYSLKERGMARQQRLLQRDLDSEHGVEVASGVIVDRKLILEKGFRRSLSKAFQSVPHQVDFSQPEAALQVINSWVSDRTGGMMPNFLPDGVLSEQTRLALINALHFHGLWKTPFDPKLTMEMLFYGANGSAVPVPMMRTTQKFNYGEFVTKEGTDYDVIEVPYEGNALSMFLVSSFEKDVPVSTLIKELSSNKVQEWTKHLKKVNRQLVLPRFSIDTEIDLKSTLSKLGLGDIFSQSKADFSRITTEEPLCVSDVLQRVKIDVNEEGTQGSSATAAIIYSRMAIEEHMLDRPFLFFIQHKPTGSVLFMGQVNQPQGH, from the exons ATGCAGACACTCGTTGTGTTCTTGACCCTCGCCTTTTATGGATCAACGCTGGGGAGCCTCCTGCAAAAGCAGCAAACAGATTTTGGACTGCGGGTTTTCTCTGAAGCTGCCCTATCCTATTCAGACCAAAATTTTGCCATGTCGCCTTACGGCATCTCTTCAGTGATGGGTATGGCTCAGCTTGGAGCTTACGGCAGCACACTAGCAAGCCTCAAAAGTCAGATGGGCTATTCTCTGAAAG AACGTGGAATGGCACGACAGCAGAGGCTACTCCAGAGGGATCTGGACAGTGAGCATGGAGTGGAGGTGGCTAGTGGTGTAATAGTGGACAGAAAGCTGATCTTAGAGAAGGGCTTCAGGCGCAGCCTTTCCAAAGCATTTCAGAGTGTCCCCCACCAGGTGGACTTCAGCCAGCCAGAGGCAGCCCTGCAGGTCATCAACTCCTGGGTGTCAGACAGAACTGGAG GCATGATGCCAAACTTCCTGCCAGATGGAGTGCTGAGTGAACAAACACGCTTGGCGCTAATAAATGCCCTACACTTCCACGGCCTCTGGAAGACACCTTTTGACCCCAAGCTGACCATGGAGATGCTTTTCTATGGTGCTAATGGCAGTGCAGTGCCAGTGCCAATGATGAGAACAACTCAGAAGTTCAACTATG GTGAATTTGTTACCAAGGAAGGCACTGATTACGACGTCATTGAGGTGCCATATGAAGGGAATGCACTGAGCATGTTCTTGGTGTCATCGTTTGAGAAGGATGTACCGGTGTCCACTCTGATCAAAGAGCTCAGTAGCAACAAAGTCCAGGAATGGACAAAGCACCTCAAGAAGGTTAACCGCCAGCTGGTGCTACCCAG GTTCTCCATTGACACAGAAATTGATCTGAAGTCTACACTGAGCAAACTGGGTCTCGGGGACATCTTTAGCCAGAGCAAGGCAGATTTCTCTCGCATCACCA CTGAAGAACCACTGTGTGTATCTGATGTCCTGCAAAGGGTTAAGATTGATGTGAATGAAGAGGGAACCCAGGGCTCCTCTGCCACAG CTGCCATAATCTACTCTCGTATGGCTATAGAAGAGCACATGTTGGACCGTCCATTCCTCTTTTTCATCCAACACAAGCCAACAG GTTCTGTACTATTCATGGGTCAAGTCAACCAGCCTCAGGGTCACTAG